The window ttttttttccgttcttccttcttctctcccgaGGAGGTTGTCCTCTGCTTTTGAGGAATACTCAAAACGTCCCATGAGCGTCTAAATGGTTGTCTAGTGCCCTATTTACTAGGCTTCACTGGCTATCCAAGCGTTTTCTTTaattctctttctttctggaGCACTTCAAGCTCCAATCTTTCGATGCCGTAGCGTAGAGCTTCCTTACGTTGGCGGACTATCCTCGCGCGAAGCTTGTCCTCGCCACGGAGCTGTCGGCTCTTTGCAGAAGCAGGTTTGCGCACTGGTTCATCTGGCCTAGCAAGCCGTCCCTGCTGCAACTCGGCACGAGCTTTGAGAGTCTCAATGCGGCGTTCCTGTCGCTCAACTTGAGCGTCGGCACGGCTaagcaaaaaggcaatgTAGGGTCCAATCTCATCTCGGAGGGAGGcctcagctgcagcaagagTAGGCTGCGGAATGAGTTCGTAGTGCTACAAGCAATGTCAACACTAATTCACAGCATAAACTCGACGATAAGGAGGCACAAACCCGAACTGTCTTGAGGACGCCCATCATACGGGGAAAATCCGACACGCCACGATCAATTGTCTCCACAGAGGCCTCGAGGAATTTGAGAGAGCTGCGTAGCGAGTCGACGCAGTCGGCGTAAGCACCCGCGCCCCCGCTCGGGCCTGGTCTGGTCGCCATTGGGAGCCCCGGAGTTCACGATGCCGAAGATTTAGGAGGAGTTGGGAGGAGGGAAAGCAAAGCCCGATTCGTAGCCTGGTCTCGCTGGAGAATGTGGAGTCGGAGCTCGCGTTTGGGGAAGACGGCTCGATGTCTTGCTTTGCTCGCTGCGTGCTGCTATCTTTGGCCTCGCAGAATTTGGTCTCGCAGAAGTTAGTCTCGCAGAAGGCCAGTCTAGTGCATGCGCCTGTGCGTAGAGCCCCTCTTGACTCCAATCGCCCGCGTGTGAGGTGGCAGGCGAACGGCGAGTCCTGCGGAGAGACTGCTTTGCGGCGAcgtgatgatgttgatgtttaCTAGCAAAAGGGCCTGAAGCTGCCCCGCCAATGGAAGCTCCTTGTCGCTAATCATCAGCGCTCATCAGCGCCCCACCCGCTTGCCGTGGCGCTTCGGCAGGTGCATCGCGGTGCTGTGGGGTAGCTGCTGCCGTCTACTCCCGTGTTCTTGCCAATTTCAGCCTCCAGTACCGGAGTATGTACCTCCTGCACCTGATAAGGCATCAGGATCTGgaacagctgcagctcaaccTGTCCTTTGCATCGTCTTCAAAGCTTGCCACCTTCATGTTTCGTCGCGCTTCATACCCCCTACGAGCCCATCTTCATTGCCCTGTCTCACTGCTACGGCAGCGCCTCAGGCCTCCGGAATGCTATATGCATGCCAGAACTCGGGCTTCACCCTCACGCGCCCTCAGGCAGCCGCAAGCTTCCTCCAGCCTTGCCTTTGAGTGTTCCGAGGCAGATTATTCGTTCGATCTTCCCCGTGCTGCGCCGTTTACTCGACGGACCCTTTGTCGACTCTCGGCACTCATTGTTCATCCTGACGCAAGACTGAAGATCTTTCTACAGCTCCAAAGCAAGATGCAAGACCTCGTATCTCGATCCTCGAGCCCAGTCCTGGACCCGTTCACATCGACAGAATACGAAGTCTTGGCATCGCCTCTCTACGGTCCGCCTTCTTTCGTTATATTATCAGGTTTCCAGGCTAGAGAATCCTTATGCCTCATTTTACTATCTATATGTGATAGCGCGGACTCGTTGCAAATATTCATCGTGTATACCTGTTTACAGATGCGCCTAAATCCGACCCAGCAACAGTACCACTCACTTAAGCCCCTTAGTTATTTACGGCACATATGCTACTGACTCTGTCCGAGCATGCCAGCGAAGCCATCGTGAAATGAACTGCGTCCCTTTAGAGGGGGCTAATAGACGATGAGATGCCATCGTGACCTTGgccagctggagaagcaccTTGTATCGCCCAATCTATGCCCTCCGTTGCctattttcctttcttcacGATAGTACCGGGTCCGGCGATGCCGTTTCTCAGTtcacacgccccccctctTTTTGGCACTTGACTTCCTGGTTTTATGACTAAATACGCCATGCTCTCCCTTGCAAACTGAGACttctcgccagccagccattcTCTCACTACTTGTTCGCCCAGGTGCTCACTGTAACGAAAATCACTACTTAATGCCGGATGTCCTGTGCTCCAGTTATTGTGTTCCAGCCTGTCCCAGTGATTTCTAGAACGAAACCTGAGTGATTTCATACACCGGCCTTTTCAGCTTTGCCAACATTATATTCGCTCAGAAAAGTTTCCACAAGTCGATATGATCATAGGAAGCTCGCAGTATGAACCAAAGACCTCATAACTTAACTGGAGCTACGAGCGAAGGATTTGGTCTGCGGTTTCTGAATGAAAAATGGAATGACAGCATCTCGAATGGCCATCCATTTACGATCAGGTGGAACGAGTCTTTGGACGATACTCTATCTCCAGAGCTTGGACTCTTTAAGATTACATATCCCAAAAATGGAGTTGCTGCTTTCGAACTGATATCGAATTTGACAGGTGAGTAAAAAGCAGTGACCAGACTAAAAGTATCCAGACTCACTCGAAGCAACTTTCCTTAGATGGCATGAACAATAAAGACGCGACTTGTTTGTGGACGCCAGACCAccttgatgatgagctgTATACCCTGTGGCTCACATCTACTCCGGATACTCGGTCGGGTTGGAcggcttctcctccttggagGCTTACTGAATCCGTAAGTTGCTTTCCCCCTCTTGATATGTGTTTTCGGATATTCGTCTTGCTCCCAGAACGCCCTTGGCTAACCAATACAACAGCCGCGACATTCTTTGCCCTGGGCTGCTCCTGTTATCATTCCCATTATTGTAATACTAACTGTCTATACACTGGGTCTCACCGCCTGCATCACATACCGACGACATAGAAAGAACAAACgcgaaaaagaaagcaatggAGATGAGCCGGACACGGAAGAAGCTGACGAAGAGCCATCCTTCTTCAGAGAGGGAGATAGGCATCCTTCGGTTGATACCGTGCTCACGATAGAGAGTCTTGACTCGATTTTGGCAGATAAGCAGAAGATATGGCTTCTGACACAGTCTGCATCGGGATCTCTTCTCTTATCTTCTTCAGGCAGCAGAAAAAACTCGGATGCGACGTTGGTTTCTCCCACTGCGCTACTGTCCGACACCAAACTCATTTCCCCCATCAGCTCATCCGAGCAAACATTACAAAGTCCCACAAGTGTCCATTCTGAGAGAACTCTTGTGACTCTATCAGATCCCAGAGATCGAAGGCCTGTCGTTGCTGGTAGACAGGGACACTCGTTAAGAATTATCATACCGTCTAGCGATGAACAGGACTGAACTTGGAGACACCTCTACGATCTCTTGGCTACACATACATCGATcaatttttttcctcttaGAGTTGAGGACTTTGGTATAGGCAGGCAGCTGGTACTTCGCGGGATATAAAAATGGTATTGCATCAACGTCAAAACGGCGGGGAGGAAAAGCAAGTAGCGTACACGGACCTTGTGGGTCAAGACATTTCATTTGTGAATTTCACGGCAACTGCTCATAAACTCGATTGATAGACATGTAGGTAtcaaataataataatcacCTAGCGCATCTACCATTCGCCTGGCTTTGGGAAGCAACCGCTTACGCTAGGGCAAGAAACAGATCTATGAGTCTATCTAGCTGTGACTTTCACATGCAGAACAGAAGAGACTCCAATATGCAGAACACCAGGCAGATTTCAACATGCAGCACATAAGAAAACATGTTGTAGAGTAAACTCGAGATTGGTTTCCCAATTCATGTATTGTTTGTCAATGGGCACAAGTACTCTACTGCACTTGGGCATATCGTCTAGAATACCTCCCACCAGTTCTTTgagagagggaaaacaaTGACTAGAAAGTACTAGTACACAGTGAATAACAACAACAGAAAAACGTATTTCATCCCTTTCCCAATGTTGAGATTAGCCCGGCGCTTTCATAACCATAATACAGAAAAtatttgtttttcttttaaacCCCGCTATGCGCCATATATGTTCATCTTATAAAAACAATAAAAACCATGTTGAAATGTGGTTCTCCCTTTTGAGGTGTGTCAAAGTCTAATGATGTCGTGATATTTACTTAGTGTAAGTGAAATgttcgaagaagaaagaaaataccGGAATCCTAAGAGGATCCTGGATGTAGCCCTCGTTAATAATTTAGGCAGAATTGGTGGTGTCCTCAACAGGAGGGCAGGTGCAGAACAGGTTGGTATCACCATATGCTGCGAAAGGCGGTTAGTAAAAGGGGGAACATGTCATGGGGAAAGCAGGTAAAAACTCACTGTCGTCTACACGGCCGACGCTAGGCCAGAACTTCTTCTCGAGCAGATACGGCAGCGGGTATGCGGCCTTTTCTCGAGAGTAGGGTCTGTCCCACTTGCCCTCGGCATCACCAAGTATCAAATCCCTCTGCGGGTGAGGGGCGTTCTTGAGCACATTGCCctccttgggctgcttgccCTCTTCGATTTCACGGATCTCGTTGCGGATGCTGATCATGGCATCGACGAATCggtccagctcctccttgctcTCACTCTCAGTGGGCTCAACCATGAGGGTGTTGGGCACAGGCCAGCTCATGGTGGGGGCGTGGAAGCCATAATCCTGGAGACGCTTGGCAATATCGATAGCCTCGACGCCGGCAGTCTTCTGGAAGGGACGAGCATCGATGATGAATTCGTGAGCGCAACGGCCCTGCTCGTTGGTGTAGAGAATGGGGTAGTGCTCCTTGAGGCGGGTAAGCATGTAGTTAGCGTTAAGGAGAGCCACAGTAGTAGCCTTGCGGAGACCCTCGTCACCTAAAGGAACACGGTGTTAGCAATACATCTTTACAACAAGTCCTTGAAAAACCTACCCATGGTGGAGATGTAAGCCCAGCTGATGGGGACAATGCTAGCACTGCCAAAGGCGGCACTGGAAACAGGAGTCTGAGTGCTCTTGTGCGGCAAGTAAGGAATGAGGTGCTTCTTGACGCAAATAGGGCCAATACCGGGTCCACCACCGCCGTGAGGGATACAGAAGGTCTTGTGCAGGTTCAAGTGGCAGACATCAGCACCCAGAGCGCCGGGGGAAGTAAGTCCGATCTGAGCGTTCATGTTGGCGCCGTCCATGTAGACAAGACCGCCGTACTGGTGGACGAGATCGCAGACCTTGCGAACCTGAGGCTCAAAGACACCGTACGTGCTGGGGTATGTAATCATGATGGCACCCAGCTCGGAGGCGTGCTTCTTGCACTTGGCTTCCAAATCTTCCAGGTCAAGGTTACCGGTCTTGGTGTCGCACTTGATGGGGACAACACGCATGCCGACCATGGCGGCGGATGCAGGGTTGGT is drawn from Trichoderma atroviride chromosome 7, complete sequence and contains these coding sequences:
- a CDS encoding uncharacterized protein (EggNog:ENOG41~TransMembrane:1 (o127-152i)); this encodes MNQRPHNLTGATSEGFGLRFLNEKWNDSISNGHPFTIRWNESLDDTLSPELGLFKITYPKNGVAAFELISNLTDGMNNKDATCLWTPDHLDDELYTLWLTSTPDTRSGWTASPPWRLTESPRHSLPWAAPVIIPIIVILTVYTLGLTACITYRRHRKNKREKESNGDEPDTEEADEEPSFFREGDRHPSVDTVLTIESLDSILADKQKIWLLTQSASGSLLLSSSGSRKNSDATLVSPTALLSDTKLISPISSSEQTLQSPTSVHSERTLVTLSDPRDRRPVVAGRQGHSLRIIIPSSDEQD
- a CDS encoding uncharacterized protein (BUSCO:EOG092D4S3D), producing the protein MATRPGPSGGAGAYADCVDSLRSSLKFLEASVETIDRGVSDFPRMMGVLKTVRHYELIPQPTLAAAEASLRDEIGPYIAFLLSRADAQVERQERRIETLKARAELQQGRLARPDEPVRKPASAKSRQLRGEDKLRARIVRQRKEALRYGIERLELEVLQKERELKKTLG